CAGAAAAGGAGGCGCACCCCTAGTACACTGAGATTCCATTGGTGGGATACTGCTCACTTGTATTAATGTCATTTTAACTCATCGCTACAAGCTAAAGCAGAACTTTTTGTACCCTTCAATCAACATGTGTACCAAAACATTTTGAGGTAGGAAAAATAACAGAAAAATCTGAGTTTGTTAGTACTCGCTAACAACATGGGTGTTCCTTTAAGAGCCAGAAACTGGAAGTTCAAAGAGTAACTTTTAGTGTGCAATGAAGTTTCTGTGTCTCAATTCATTGGACAGCAACTAGTTCTCTGTTCAATCATCTTCAGTATTCATATCCTGATTTAAAGTTAGCACTGGCTTTGCATATTAGAAATTCAAGTCACTCTTATACAAAATTGAAGAGCTGAAAGTCTAAAAcactaaaattaataatttgattaagGCACAATAATTTGAATTTGTGCCCAAAGGATGCATTAATTTTCTATTCAACTTTCTCTCATGTGCAAGATTAAGGTCATGTAGCTGTAACCTTAAAATCCATAATCAACCAAGAAcgctaaaaaggaaaaaaaagaaaaaaagaagaacacTTAATTCAATTCAATCAGAATTTCATAACCAAagtagaaattaaattaaattaaacaaaccaaaaattaaatttaatccaCTCCGATGAATAAAAAACACACTGAACTAGAAGCAGAAGCTAAAAGTAATTCAAAGTTCGAATGAACTGCATTGAAATATCAAAACCCAAATGCAAACTAAATtcagaatttaaaaagaatccATAATTCAAATTAGTCTCTCCCAATCTCTaatcccaaaaataaataaaaactaaaaataggccaatacaaaaaaaaaaaaaagaaaaaaaaaaactttttatacaTACATAACGCTATGAatgcccaaaaaaataaaatcaaacttttACACATAAAACCCCACTTACGTGCCGCCAACGCCACCGGTGGTCTCGGAAGATATGGTAGCAAAAGGAAGCTCACAAACGGCAACCGAAGAGCCGAAGTTGGCGGCGAAACGCGAAGCCCTAACGCCGCCGCTGCCAGCGCCGATGGTGAAGAGGTCGAAGTCGTAGTGGCGAGGCTCGGCCCCATTTTCGGACTCTGCTCGAACTGCAAAACAACGACGAGGAGAGAAAGAGGAAGGGCGCTGAGAGAGAGAGCCtggggttagggttagggttttggagtGAGAAAGAGAGGAGGAGAAGTTGAGAGAAAGAGATATTGGGAAATTTCTGTAGAGGGTTTGAAGCTTTGGAGAAGAGAATGTGAGCCTGGGCGTCGACAGTGAGGTTGCCGCAGCCATATTCCTTTTTCCTTCGCcctttccttctaatttttccCTTATATATCTTGTGGTTAAATAAAAACGAATTTCTAAAGCACTTTTTCAAcgccacttatttatttatctttttttttttttcatacttttttgttttatataaatatacaacATAAAATTGGTTACTtattgttaataaataaataatataaaaccgaagttattaaaaaataaaataaaaatttatggatttttattttctttgaccGAGGCAAAAGGGCAATTACTTTTTGTAATCttgctcatttattttttgatgtaaaatatgagaatttaggGTCAAAATGGCTTTTTATTGAACAAAATGTAGATTAttgttcaaaataattcttttttatttatttaaattaatttaaaatttatattttggaaataagattttaatgaaaattaaaaaccataattttaaaatatgtaccAAAAACGTAATTTTATTCAAGATAagacttttaatatatatttttaaataatagataAGATTTTGATTATTTCAAAAGTCGGTCTCATagattattttaatagtaaCAAAGCCCATTTTGAATCCAAACTCAAAATTTGGAAGCAAACCTAGCACCGTCTTAGAAATGACGTGGCAATGTATGGTAAATAATGTGGAAACATAGAAAGGTAGggcaataagaaaagaagattattattattattattattattggaataCTTATAATATGTTTTGAGTAAGAAGATGAATTGCCACCTTTCTATAAACTATAAACATGGAATGTAAGGCTacaagggattttttttatttctctctttattaatcaaataacgTGTTCTTTGTTAAATGTAAACCTCACAAATTATTCCTTGATACTTAGGAGGTTTAGGGCCAGCAACGTGAGCCCTTTGTgaaattttagtaaaatatcacaaaaaatgGGATAAAATTTTGGTATGTCTGGGCCAGCTTATGCACACCTCAATTAATCCCACAGGATCCTGAAATTAATGACGGAAtaaacctcatatatatatatatatatattatcagtAAAGTCTTTCAATATCgcgtaaaaaataaaattttaataaattaataaaataaaattgtctcttttttttttctattatctttCTCACAATTTCTATCACAATCTAgacaatatatttatatcaaattatctCTTCACAATTGTTTTGCAAACACATGATTGTGTTTCACACATATTATGTGTGTTCAATGTATAATATATAGTATGAAATGGTACGTGTTTGGCGGGGCTTGGGATTGAGTTTTGATCAGTGAAACCTCAACCCCAAGACCATCTCAACCTTAAATTGGGCTGAGATTTCTCAGCCAAAACtgtctgttttttctttttgcttgccTTACTGAATTCGGGTTCAGATCAGATCTGGCCCTATTAAGGGACAAAAAATCCACCAAAAGTGAGATAATTATGAATGTGTCCCAAGTTCCAAGGCTGTTTACCTACCGAATTGACATAAAAAAGAGCTAGATCAAtagcattttttctttcaaccaaaATGAGAAACTGTTTCTATTTTATCTCCTATGATCTGAAAATTAAATCAAGCTAGAGATATGATTTCATATACTGTTCCTGCTGCTGCTTcctttttaagttttaacaGATCACCACCATGAAACAGGACCTAAACCATCATAATCAAGTGATCCCTGCAAAATGGCAAACACAGTTATGAGTAACTCCTTGAGAGATCCAATGATTCCAATTGATCCAAAAGGAAGGATatcttcaattaaaaaaaaaatatatagctttATATTCATCTTTCCTTGGGAttaaaggaatatatatatgtttgggaGCTTCATCTTAATTACAAACCATGAAGTAGTATATAACtagaaaaattcaagaaataagaGGTTATTTGTCTAGAAAATATAAATGTCTGGGAGCTTACTCTACATAATTCAAGGAGATCTTCAATTTACTTTATTTTGCTAGACCTTATGATGGCAATATTATTTCATTGTTCTCATGTGAATTCTGCCAAGTGGTAGCGAACTAAAAGAAGAACCATAAAACAATATAACATAACTAGTTTTGGGCACACTCCATCAGATGGCACCAAGAAATTCtgacaagtgaaaaaaaattctataggAGTAGCAATATCTCTCTGCGTTGGCCCTTAAAATTATACCACAGCTTCCAAAGGAAAGAAAGCTTGAGGTGACCCTACTTCTAGAGATGAAATACCTTGAAAAGAAGAAGTTCAAAGGATGAACTTACCATAATCACCATAGGGGCAAATGGCTTTGATTCTTTTGGTTGCTCAACTGGAATTGGAGGATAACTCACACTCTGAACTTGAAACCTTATCTGCAGCAGAACACCAAAAGTTAGAGGCAAACCACAGCTACGAGTTTTAGTGTTAAGTATAGAACTGTCCAGAGGATAATAATACGGCAACTAAAACCTCATCTATCCCATCTATAGGAAATTTTTGTTCTTGATAATCCCATATCCATATGACTTGACTCCTGTGATTCCATAAAAGGATAAAAGTAGAACATTATGCATACAGATGTAAAGAGTAGCaatgaaatgaatgaaaaaactacaagaaaaaaaaaaaaaagcaaagaaagtaaaaattGAAGGCGAACCACTGATcaatctaaatttaattctaCTAAACAAGTCAATGTGGGGTGAGAAAGCTTACTTCTTTTCTGGGTTGGGCTCACAATGGCATGGATTTGGCATAAGATGGACGGGAATGTAGATGTCATCAAAGAATCCAAGAGATACTGTCCATCGCAGATTCAATATCAGCAGTATGGAGCCATTAAATAGGTGTTATTCATGATGATGACATGAAATAGAATTCACAATGTGCAATTCAGTAGCAGCCTAGCAGGATAGCAGCTCTTTTCACagataagaaaccaaaggatgCCTTAAAACAAGGTTTATTTTAAACTAACAAAATTCCGAATATCCACTCTACGTCTTTGAGAGCCAACTCACTGACACAGGGGACAACTAAGTTGCATTTGGTATTTGAAGAGCAACACAACCTTGACCAAATCAAAAAAGTATAGCACCAAagccaataaaaataataaccgACTAGAAAGGACTAGGCTAAGTATCTAGCTAAGGTCACAAACTAATAACCCTAGGTATTAAGCCTAATGCTTCAGAAGCTGACTTCTTAACTCATAAGCCACGTTAAGGAGCAACAATTATCAAGTTGTGAAAAGaatattttgggaaaaaaaaatgaacaaccCATTCCTTGACAACAAGTGATTTGGAAATAACTTCAGAACTATAATTcatgaaagtgattttaaacAATCTTCAATCTCTAGCTCTGATTTTGCAACCTGTCTTTGAGAACCAAGCATGCCAACTTCTACAACAGAGCTAGACAATGACTTATACGAAGATACAGGGCCCACAGGATTCAACACCATTTCCCAGGTCTGGTAAGAGTACCACCAACTGGTACAAGTCATTGTCATCCAAATACTGTAATGCTGCAACTAAAATACCATTAACTCCCAAAGCCTTtcttgttttcatcttgtgtgaaCTAATATGATATAATTGAAGGCCCTATAAGGACAAGGGCAAGGCAAAGAAAGTAGTGAGAAAGGAGAATAACCCGAGATTCCATAAGTAATATGGCTCTAGACACAGTAGAGCGTTAAAAAtggatttcaataatttttttatttttttatttatttttcattttttataaatttgataagtaaacaagaTATGCATTAGAAAAGGTTAaacgccacaaagcatacagagAGTATACAAGACGGCTACAgcctcaaaaagagaaaaaggaccaAAAAGAACTACCTCCCCtcaagtggaagctatccactccaagaaacctataagggagaaagactcctcacctaaatacactttggccCAATTCCATAAGTTAcagacaaaaaaattctttaatctctgaatattcaacgcaccccccctaaaggctaacctattcctctccttccaaaccgtccaaaaaatatacaacggaatgaatttccaaatctttttccttttcttccctacaaatgaACCCCTCCAGGAGATTAAagtctcctttacagtttctgggagGACCCACTTAATATTTATCAACCCAATATCCCAAAGGGCTCtagtcactatacagtgtaaaagaatatgatttacattctcttcttcacaaccacacaaaaaacaacaatttgggAGTTGCACCCCTCTTATCTAGAGTCTATCCAGAGTGAGCACCTTCTCCCACGTAGCCTCCTAAGCAAAAAAGCagactttagttggcaccctatccACCCATATTCTCTTTGCGGGAAACACTGTGTCATTAGGCTTGTCCAACAGCCTGTAAGCTTCTTTAACCCTGAAAAGACCATTTCTTCCTTGCTTCCATTTAACTGAGTCATCCTCCAGGGaaggcctatgacccctcaaaGTATGGAGCAAATCACCAACCATATCCATCTCCCAGTCATTGAAATCCCTCACAAAAACAAGATTCCAATCTCCTTGGCCCGAATCTTGGTCCCACATCTCCTCAATCGTGGCGTCTCTATGCATGGCAAGGACAAAAAGGTGGTTGAAGCATTGGGACAATGGAGTGTCAGTGCACcaactatctttccaaaatttgattttggaaccCTTCCCAACTAGAAAAGCCAAATTCTCCCAGCACCATTCAGAttctttcataatctccttccagaCCCCTACTCCAGCcgccccattagccttcttAGACCTCTAGCCATattcctcttgcccatatttcgtagaaatcacttgtttccaaaggttatccttttcacaagcaaacctccaaGTTGAACCCAAGTAATTGAAGCTTTATTGATTTGCTTAATTTTGACTCAAGTTGCTTCAATTCTCTGGTAGATGAAAGGGATTTCCAGAACTGGCCATAAAAATAGCTAATAGCATGGCCTGATTTTGACTCAAGTTGCCTCTAATTCTCTGGAAGAAGAAAGGAATTTCCCTAATCAGccataaaaataacaaattacaTGGCCTCATGGTTGCCACCGGTTAGTCATAATCTAGGACATGAAAGAGAATTTTCCTTCAAGAGCAGGAATTCTCAAGAATTTGGAGGGTGTGCCTCGTTCAATGAGTATGTAGTTTACATAATCCAACAAATCTCTAATCTGGATATTTGGTAAGGAAGTTGATGGTCCCTGAATCAAGGATATTTTCAACCAAAGGTATTGAGTTCTGTTTGAAGAACTGCAATGAAGACAGCTAGCATCATATGCGTGAAAAAAGTTTAAAGAGAGCATTGGGCAGTTCCGCAAAAACCACAACTGATAAACTCATTTGAATGGTGCTTGAGCACCAGTTTTAATATGTTATCATCACATGGAGCAGCCAAAAGGTCATGTTTAACCTCAGACCCACCAAAGAGGAAACAAAAATCGGCAGCACCCAACGAGTCAGACGATGTACACAGATACATACATTGCAGATGCGTGTGATGAAAATGATAACACTAGTCCCCAAATTtatggaagaaagaaataaaataacagatgcaaaaatattttgattaattcgTAGTCAAGTAAGAGGCATTAAGACATACATCGTAAGCCATTGGCATCGGATTCTTTAAGTTTTGCAGTGATAATCTCCCCGACAAATGGACGGAACATAACCAGTCTGAACTCCACCTGCCTAccatgattttcaattattatatgaGCAGAAACTTAGGTAGAGTTCGACACTCCATCAAAATCGATTAAGCCTATCGTCCTTTTcaattcattttgaaaacagCGGAATAAGGAGGCAATGCCACAATCCCAGATAgataaattatgaaatatacCGTATAGGTTGAAGCACCATCCCCAGGAAAGACGAAACCACCATCAATGGATCTGATATCATAAACTGATATACACAGCCCCAAATTCGCAATAACCTTCAATTTCATCACAACACATTTTTGTCAGTCCCTTAAATGCTCAGAAATCACAATAACGAAATGAAAACGCAAAGACAATGTTCGATCTCCAGACCTTATCTAAGAAGAGACTTTCAAGCTCTCCTTTGATGGCTTCATTGAGAGGAAGGTCCAGAAGATGAGGCGGCAAACGCAGTGTGTGCTCAATTAAGCTAAGGTAGAACATCTAAacctagaaaacaaaaaatttcgaACTCAAAATCAGTTGCAGATGCAGATTATCACAGGAAATTGAACAAATTAAAGTAAGAAGGTGTTCACGATTCGTCGACAGCGAGAGGGGAGACTGAAACGAACGAGGGTTGGAGAGAAAAAGGGACAGCTCAGTTcgaaaaaaggaaaactattTCAATactgtgaaaaataaaaatcaattttaattaaaggATTTTAcaagttaaatttattttattttattgttctaaaaaaaattgatatcaaatttcctaattaatttttattttaaataaaataaattattatgttattaaaagaacaaatatttgtttttattttttctctca
Above is a genomic segment from Vitis riparia cultivar Riparia Gloire de Montpellier isolate 1030 chromosome 7, EGFV_Vit.rip_1.0, whole genome shotgun sequence containing:
- the LOC117917563 gene encoding DNA-directed RNA polymerase III subunit RPC8-like, which encodes MFYLSLIEHTLRLPPHLLDLPLNEAIKGELESLFLDKVIANLGLCISVYDIRSIDGGFVFPGDGASTYTVEFRLVMFRPFVGEIITAKLKESDANGLRLSLGFFDDIYIPVHLMPNPCHCEPNPEKKSQVIWIWDYQEQKFPIDGIDEIRFQVQSVSYPPIPVEQPKESKPFAPMVIMGSLDYDGLGPVSWW